The Vitis riparia cultivar Riparia Gloire de Montpellier isolate 1030 chromosome 3, EGFV_Vit.rip_1.0, whole genome shotgun sequence genome segment ACAATCTCTTTTCCATTCTTATTAACCGTCTCTCCAGGAGCAAATTCTGGAATGCTCTTTTCAACAAGTACTGTCTTTTTGAGAGACTAATTGGTTTTAGTAGACATACTTTTCTTAGGAACCTCATGCTTCCTTTTGATTTAACCTCATGTAAGGACTGCTGACGGGTAGTAAGCCTCCCAGATGAACCTCTAATAATATTAGTTGGCTGATGCATCGACAAATCAAGCCATTAACAAGCAGCATTTTACTTTTCTGCCATCCAAGATGGGAGTCTCTGATGGGAGCTCCATATTGCAGATGTTGATAGTCTAGCACCAAGAGCACTGAATTAAAATCAACGCTGTAACAGCAGCACCTAGTTCACCAAGGCTACCGCATGGAAATCAACGACATCACAGTGATGCCGGAATGCTTCCCTCCCGCTGAGCCACGCCACTCAAAGATAATGGGAATAGAGCAATCAACTGGGCCTCGTCCAATCCATAGGCCCTCATAATGGTGCTATAGAGTCTGAGATGGGTGTGAGGACAGCCGATATATGTGTCCATCTCCGGCATCCTAAACTTGGCCTGCAAGCTGGCCACTGGTATCCCATCAGAATCACTGGCATCCTAAACTTGATTTCTCTCATATCAGTGGGTCAACTTTCCCTGCATTATAGCAGTTGTATCAATCTGTATTTAATTCTTGTATCATATATAGTTTTGTCATGctgaataaaattatgtttcCAGCTCATTCCAGTGGTTGTAGTTCTATTCTTCTCCAATATTTTCCTCctatacttctttttttttttttttttttagctggATCCTACTGAGtatcactttattttttaaatcaatttctgAACTTAAGGTGCAGTAAATCTGGGATTAAGACTTAATTTATTACTGAGCTGATTTTAGTACTTTGACAGGTATAAATGTACACAGTGGATGAAAAAGGTCCAAGGCGCATCCCTCCTAGATCCATGGTGAATGATCTTGCTGCTATAAGTAGATGAGGGTggatatatatacattttggtACCCAATAGGAAACTATTAATTAGCAATGAAGACACAACTTCAACCAAGTATTTCTACCGAGTAAAAACGTCCGAGGTGCACAGGCGCACAGCTCAAGACAGTGATCAAGATTTTGTGACACGTGCATGTGACCCTACttggaaaatttcaaaatgtcgGTTTCACAACCAAGATATTCGAACGGAAATTTCTGAGCTGAAGTGCCCACATGATCAACGACTTGCGAGGAAGGATGGCATTTGGTTTGAGAGTGCTGATCCAAGCTCTGATGGGATGCCAGCAACTTGTCCAAGAATGACCAGTCACCATTCATCCTCTCCTGTTGAATGAGTCCACAACCAGTTGATGTTAACCTCAACAAGTTCTGGGAACACTCGATGTCCATAGTGTTCAAGGAGAGCGGTGATATGAAGGATGGAGGCACTGCTGATTCTGGACTCAACAACTGCGGGAGATGCATGGAGCCATCAAAGTTAAAATCGTAGAGTGCTTGCACATTTTGTTTTGGCTCCAACAGAGCAGACCCAGTTGCTCTCATATGAGTCAAGTATTCTTCTTGAGCAGCTTCTGATTGAAACCCTCTattatgatttttcttcttaaatacCCTGCAGACCACCCAGCCATCTTCCTGCTGAAACGGGacaagatgatgagaaaaattataaggaataaatgaGGACCAACATGAGTAAGGATTAGCTACCTAGTGAGCTTGATCGAGCACATGCCTAATTTGGAGtatattaaatctaaaaaagCTGGTAAGAGGATTGACTCTAATCTATTAATTAATGTTAATGAATTTCACCTTGCAGCCTTAAATACATTTCAGAGTTAATTATACAGTATCACTCACCATAGTTgaataactttttgtttttcaatttgtaaACGCAAATAAACAATTTACTAGTATTGTTCTTTTCCATGGTAATTCTAGGAATTTATTTTCATAGTTTGTCTTAACTAGAATAACATTGGTTATttgcattagttttttttttttttttgttttaattttttttaattttatagaacTCAAggaaaataactaaattaatccTCACTgctgaaaattaaattgttcACCTGAACATCGGCATTGTCATCATCCAGGCGATACTCATGCATAATCCAGTCAGTCTTTTGGCCGTGAGGAGCACGCCCAGTGTAGAAGACTAGGGTTTTTCTCAGGCCAATCCTCTTGGAGTTGCTAAGGTGGATGGCCTTGTCCCTCCCTGTTGCCTTCCAAAAACCAGCCATGGTTGCTCGGTTTGTTCGAGTTCCAGTTGGGTATTTCTTATCCTTGTGGCTGAAGAAATACCACTCGTTCTGAGAGCCTGATCCAATTCGGCATTTATCTGCATGCCAACCAAAtccaaaaacatgaaaaatttcCCAATACCGTACTGCAATAATATCAACTTTAATCTTGCTTTTGGGTATTGCGGACTGATTAGTTAAATTGCATTAAATTCAAACTGGCTAGGTCGGTCCCATGCTAACCCTAGGTGTACTGGATTATGCAAACCAAATTGCAAAAGGAACACATGCATGAAAGTCTTTCCACACAATATTTGGTGTTTGATCTTGACAAAGTGCATGTTCAATTCTACCTTATGCATATGAGATATGTATGATTATAAAAACCATTTATTTATGTCTAACACGAATTTTGAATACAGGAAACGGCTGCACAGAATAAAACTTCAGCTGACCTTTTAGGTCCCAGGGCTCCAGCTTGTTGAGATCCACTTCCCTGATAACATCAAGGTCGATGGCTTCATAAGAGACTTTCTTCCTTAAATAATAATGGAGAAGCTCTTCGTCAGTAGGGTGGAATCGAAAGCCTGGAGGAACTGAGAGCTGTCCACTTGCTGGCATCATCCTCTAGTATCTAATCTGTTAACCTGAAAAGATATATGATGACCACAGTAAGGATTAAGGAAATAAGGTACCTACGGGGACCTAGATTCATGAACACAGCTTGGGTCAAGTTTCTTTGCATCAAATAAACTCCTTGGAATCCTTAAACATAAGGCATCGGTTCAACATTAATTGTAATCATAGTGGATGGGAAATTCCATGAAAAATATCTACGGAGTGGGCTTTGGGGAATCTCCTTATCTGTTAGCTTTCTAGTTGCCTCGTACACTTCAAACAATTTAACAAATTAAACTAGAGAGAGTTAGGCATCTGACCAGATCAAACCCGTGGAAGGAACAGTCCAGTTATTGGCAGTTAACATCTATGTTAAAATCTTTACTCTATCGCTATTATTGTTGACGTGATGTTATATAACTTTAGAAACAATAACGTTGGTTGATTATAAAAggctgaaaataaaaataaggttttgaaacAAATTATGTGGCAGTAATACATGAAATCCCATAAAGCAAAGAATTAAATCAGATATGTACCAACCTTCTCCGTTAATGAAGTAGAGATAAGCTCTTCATAAGAACCTAAGATGTTGTCTCACGGGATTTCTATCCTTCACTAGAAGGCTTCCATATTTCATAAAGTTGTAATATTGATTTGAAGTGAAAAAGAACAACTCAAACACAAGGAGGATATATGCATgtataatatgtatatatacacatatatttCCTGTAAATCCAGCTTTACCAGATCCCATACTTCCCTATATTTAATAGGGCGAAACAAAGAGAGCCAAGAAGAACCTcagaatgtttttcttttcctttataatTCTACATCAACTGTTTATATAATTCTAAACCAATACTATATCaatcaaaaatctcatttttcctttGAGAAGAACGGGTTAGAATAAGCATAGACGATGGAGATGTGATGAGCAAGATTCTGTGTTCTATCACCACTTCAGTTTAAAACAAAGAACGCAAAAATCAACAAGGGAAATCCCATTTAACATTGGATAAACCTAAACAGTTTCGACTAAGAAAAAAAGAGTGGATATGAATGGAGTGAAAATCCATACAAACCTTGGCTTTAGGAAATCTTCTTTCTGAATGACAGAAAAAAATGACAACCCACGAAGGAAGTGCAGGAAGCAAGATGGCTAACTTCTTGGCTTGAAAGGCACGAAGCGGgtttaaagagagagagagagagagagagagagagagagggactGAGAACCGAGAACGGGAacagaaataaagaaaaacattattaaaatagggaagagaagagagtgGGTATAATAGTATGAGGACGTTAGCTTATGTCTCTACTCCTCTTAAGGGCATGGTGAGACTTGGAAAATGTCCGTTGAATGGGAAACCTTGCCCTGAAATTCGCctcataaaaagaagaaaatctgCATAACTGTCAATTACTGAATTAACAaacttctttttaattatatttcccTCATCTCTTCAATCATTCTCGGTCAGACTCTGAGAGGAATGAAGACCCCAATTTTCCCTTCATTCCATTCTTCCAGCttgcaatttaatttaattttaatttttatatatatatttcttttatcttttctctATAGTCTATTTGTTCTCTCAGAAGCATCTAAATGCAATACAATGTAACGAATCACTTGAAAATGAAACTGCTACCTCCTCTTTCCATGCCCCTGTCAAGGGGAGTCCATACACCCGCTACAGCTGTATAGGAAATTTCAAGATGACATCTGCttcaaattttatcttcatatataataaaattcttGATTATTGGAATTTCAGAATTTTCAATCTGACTCATCTTTACATGTATGTAACGAAACAGTGGACCACCAGAAATAGTATCAAGTACTGGTTTAATGGGATCCGGGATCCCTATGCTGtgttaaaataaaagaattcattcGATTGCTTTAATATTCTATCGCCCATGTGTTGGTGTTGTTATATGTATCATGTGCATGCATGAATAACATCTAGGCCATTCTTAACAAGGCATTAAAAAAAACCCCGAGTAAAATGATTGAtgtgaataacataatattgcCAAACAGGAAATGGAAGCAATGTTCTTTGAAGCCTGTTACTCTTCTTCACCCTGAGGATTAATAATTGTTGATAACCGATTAGTTTCAGCAGaataatttttaggttttgtAAAGAAAGATGGAGGGGtttttaaagaggaaaaaaaaatgcattctGTTAATTACTAAATATAGTATCTTAATATTTGACTGCCTTTAATTACCTCTAAATATAGTATCTTAATATATGGCATGTAACTGAATGGAGAAGAGAAATAGTACAATGTTTGGTGGAGATTTTAATTAGGGAAGATGGTGTTTAATttgttatctatttatttattagtatcaaaatgaattaattctaatttgGGGAAGagataaagaaattaaatggaCTATTAGTCGATACAAAGATGGCTTGTAGGAGATGGTGGTGGTGGGAGAGGGTTTGGCACGTGAGGACTGGATTTGGATGAGAAGGCAAATTCCTGAAAGTCCGTGGCTTTTACACGTGCTGATCCAGCACCGACTACACAATCCAAGGCCTCGGTTGCCTTAAACTAAAGCAAAATTAAGGAAAGGTAGataggttatatatatataattctgtCCGGCCCAAAGGGATTCCTACGCAACCTCTCTAGCTCCCTCTCATCAACCTCTCTGTGTATCATTTTCTCTGATACCTGGTCAAACACGGAGTACTACTCTTAATATAATTTCTCTCTTACCCCTTTCAACGTCACTAAATTTGCTGACTCTTCCAAACACAACTGGTGCCGTTACCTTCACGAACACTACACAAGAGCAACATTAATATCACTTGTTAGCCAACACGACCAGCTAGGTTCAAGGCCACGAGATCTGCATGCCACTTTTCAGCGCCTGCAGCACCCTACTTGATATTGTCAGTGCTTCAATATTAATCAAACAATGCGAAAATCTCTCATGCGTCGCGCACTTCATCAATTACCTACAGATCTACCAGCAGCTCTGCTTCCGGAAAGtattaaggattaaaaaaaatataaataaaaattattttttacaatttaatttcatttaaaaaaatacaaaaattaaaataaaatcaaatcaaaattaattaaaaaataatttatttattttaaatattttttttctttactttttctttcttttcattttttccttctgttttcttttcctcacattttcacacATCTTTTCATCCGATTTTAATTTTCTCCcaaatttttttggaaccaaacatgacgtatgtctttcttttttttttttctttcattttctctttttgccCCCTTCAATTCTAAGGCCTATTATATATGAATCCCATGCATGCATCTAATAGGTTTCCAAGTTGTGAAAAGGAAGCATGTGGTTTGCTTGGAAAAATTTCCATATTTGTTGAATGTTTGacccaaaaataaaactaaaagacAATAAATTGGATTATAGGGTTACGCATCGAGGAATCATCTAAGAATAAGTTTTTAACAcgtttttaaagaaataataataataataactacgTACATACATAAGAAAATAGAGTTCTAGAAACAAACTATTTtgtcaacaaatatataaaaaggaaatgtaatttttaatgaagattttttttttcactgacatatttgataaatattctATTTTCACCATAAAAGTATATATGCTAACAAAGGTGCAAAACTTTTCACCACatatttcaataacaaaaaatttaaatcgtCAAGAAAACTTATGAGAAAATTactgttaataataatatttaaaaaatcattggGAAAAGTTATTTTAGCAGTAAAATTTGAATGGACCCTAAATTTTTGCTAGGGAAAGTAGACTAAATTTTTGCTAGGGAAAGTAGACCATCGATGCAAGAGTTCTATTTGGTGttagaattttaataaaagtataagattaaaattaaatataaaaaaaatgaaatatttctttatttggtGTAATTCAATTGTTTTACAGTGATTAAAATcatgcaattttatttatttatttttatttcaacaaTGATCAAAACTAAGAAATCCCGGACTGCTACTTCATTATAAAGTTTAAGCAAAGCTCCTTGACATTCTAACAATTAACAatagaagaaaacaacaaaTCTTGTTCATAAATCTCTTTGGGTTTCTCGTTTTCACCTaatcaattatataaatatgctAAATTCTTTTAGATGATATTACACGAGAcatcatttttatcattcattACTTACACaatgataaaaaacaaaaatggtaatacccttcttttattattattattattattattattgtcaattaTCATGCAACATATTAACCgtaaaaaaatatgatggttattatggttaattttttaatatcatctCAATAAATTGGtaataaataatgaatgaaaGAAGGGAAAAAGTGAATAGTCTGCTaagcaaataaacaaaaaatgtcGGCCTTATAAggtaaattaaaatattttgggctttttgtttttccaaaaatgttGTATATGCCTACTCATACTGATAACATGGGCACATGGGTAGCCAAACACagtatttgatattaaaaaaaaaagaacaaaaaaaacactCACCCACACAATAATTGTGTCTATACCAACTCTATTGAACAATTCcatcaaatcttaaattgatgcaatcaaaacccaaatttgtgaatatctttattatttgatcttcACTTTGTGGTGTATGTGTGAGTGAGTAGTTACTACAAATAACAAGGCTGGCCTTTTTTCGAAGGTCCGAAACAAGTCAGACCATAAAAGTGGTTCTTTTTCACTTGTCCCCCTTTctatgtgttttatttttattttttccggTAGggttccttctttctttcttcaattATTTAAGAAATGCTATATTATTTTGAGAGGACAAATGGGTACTTGGGTTCTATGTGTACTAGCATTCAAAAGAATATTTGAtcaaggaagctaggtgaaagcATTCAGGGGCAAAACACCAGGTGCATCAAGACAGGATTGCACGGATTATGTGTATTAACATCCAACAAAGAATATTTGATTAGGGAAGCTGGGTGAAAGCATTCAAGGGCAAAACATCAGGTGCTTCGGGGCCTATTGTTACCGCTTAGCTAGGCAGCAGCAGAGATTCAGTAGTCTCAACAATCTCAAGATGATGGAATCCAAGACCTTTTACGAGATTTCATGAAAAGGTTCGGGTAAGTGGTGATCCAAATGAACACTTGCTATATGGATGTGATAATGCAAGCCTTCAAGAGAAGCATCATGCTAAGAATGCCATTCCTTAGATCTATTTTAAAGAAACCGCCAAAAAttatggatgattttttttggagAGTCAACAAATGCGCCATGTTAAAAGATGATTTGTGCGGTCGCCTCACAACAAATCGTAGCAACCCCGCAAACTCCCTCGACTCAAAGACATGAACAGTCTGGTAGAAGAACAAAAGGAAAGCGCCTGATGGGTAAAGAACTCCCAAGAAAGACAGCCAAAACGAACGAGCCTACTGAGCGCCAAACTCCATGATTCATGAAACTCACTATTGGTTATGCCCAGTTGTTACCAATAATCCAGAACCTACGAGACTTCTGTTGGCCAAACCCAATGAGAGAAGATTCAAGCCGACGGGATCATGGTCTTGCGAGGATCATAAGGACTGGGGGCATACCATTGAAGAATGTCGACACCTTCATTACCAAGTGGAGCGGCCAATCCATACAGGATTACTTCATGAGTATGCGGTGAACCCCTCAATGCTCGTAGTTGACACTGATGCAACAGCCTCAGCCGATAGTAGTAACTGAGGTGAGGTAAGTAATTCATGTGATACATGGAGGGCCCCTCTGTTGGaattttatgtgtggacttacataatcaatgtgataatgccataaatcaatgttattttattttttgcattgtggtccataatggggtTGGACacattgttgcttgattttttatgggctcaccctaattcacttgactggcccaAATTGTGTGTGTAATGTggtatatatgaatatatttgtttatatatatacataaggGAAAAAGGAACTTCTGTTCTGTTCTGTTTTCTCTTGAGGGCTAAAAGGGCATGCACTGCGATCTCTTCAGAGCACACACACGGACTGAATTTGGGTGTAGAAAGGAAAGAGCTCATTGAACCCGGATTTTCACACCATCACCGACTGAGCTTATTCTTGGACACTAGTGGAGCACAAAAATGGTTTTCCATGGGATTAATCAAGGTAAACATTTCATCAATTGCCTTTTTACTACATGCTTTAAtgtcaacatgtgatcctatgtgGTTTAAATCTTTTTCAATAACCTCGATAAACAATGGCAAGATAAGAGAAAAGCCAATATGATGACAAAAAAAGTAGAACGAGCGACATCCGTGAACAACATATAGTATTGGTTTGCCCCTTGAGACTTCTTCCCTTAGACGAAACAATCACATTCAGGTTTTTTCCCTTAGACAATACAATCATGTTTGGCAAAGCTAACTTGCTACGCTTCACCAAATTGCATGAGGACACCTTAATACTAATAGTGAATGTAGTCGATTATAATGTTTGTCGAATACTAATTGACCAAGGAAGCTCAAccaatctttttcatttttcagctTGCGAATAGATGAAGTTACCTATGACAACACTCGAGAGTTTAGGTAGAGCACTCAAGGGGTTTAAGGGTTCCACCACTATCTTCCTTTgtgatatcattttatttatggtGGTTGGACTGTAACCCTAATGGCTTAATTCTTGGTTCTCAAGGACCCCTTCCCTTATAACACCATCCTAGGACAGGCAtggataaataaaatgaaggcaGCTCCATCCACCTACCACCAGAAGGTGAGTTACCTAACGACTCAAGGCTAGATCAACATTCTCGGGACCAAACATCCTCTAAGAGATGCTATTAAATTTCCACTCTCCCGacaactaagcaagaaaatgCCCAAATCATCATAGAGCCTAGTAAAAGCAAATAATAGTTAATTGATGGATCCTACCCAATGTCAAATGAACGGGAGCCACAGATTACTGAGCCCTTAATGATCATCAATTTGTTTAATGACAACTACGACTACAACATCTTTTTGGGGCAATCCTTATCGACATAAGAGAGAAACACCCTTATCAAGTTGCTATAAGAAAACACTAACATATTCACCTGGAAGAGTTCAAGTATGAAGGACATAAATCCCATGATAACAAGTCATTGCGTTAATGTTAGAAATGGCTAAAGGGTAGTTAGGCAGAAAATTCATCGATTCCATAAGAAACGACTTATGATAGTGAGTAAGGAGACTGAACATCTGCTTGAAGTAAGCTTTATCTAAGAGGTGTAGTACCCTAATTGGTTGACAAACATGGTGGTCGTTGTGAAAAAGAATGGGAGTGGCACATGTGTTTTGACTTTATAAGTTTGAATGAGGCATGCCCTAAAGACAACTTCCTCTCCTTCGAATAAATCAAATAGTGGACGCCATCATCGGACATAACTTCTTATCATTCCTTGATGTGTTTTTCGACTACAACCAAACCCCTATGTACATGCTAGATACAAAGCAAAACAACCCTCATCACCCGGGTAAGGGATTTTTTTGCTATAACGTCATGCCATTCGATCTCAAGCATGCTAGTACAATGTATCAATGATTGGTTACTCGAATATTTGGTCTCCTCTTAAGGCACATTGATAAGGTATATATCGACGACATGttggtaaaaaataaacaaaaggaCAATCATCCACGCAATCTAACTGAGGTGCTTGCTTTGCTACGAGGGTATGACATAATGTGTAACCTCGAAAAATGTGCCTATGGAGTTTTGACAAGACACTTTCTAGGGTATCTAGTTACAACACGGGGAATAAAGGCTAACTTGTGACAAATTAAAGCCCTCTAAGACATAACATTCCCGACATTAGTAAAAGAAGTCCAACACCTTATCGAAAAGTTGGTGACCATCAAATGATTCATATCCTAATCATCTGACAAGCTAGAATCATTCTTTGTTGTACTAAGAGGAGATAAGAAGTTTGAAGGGAACACAAAATTCCAAAAAGCATTTCGAAAGATTAAAAGTTACCTAGAGTCTCCtcctctttcccattcttagttAACCACAACCAAGTGAACCCTTATATGTTTATCTCAGGGCCATTGAAACAACCATCATCTCCGCTGTAATTCAAGAAAATGATTGCAACCAACAATGGCCTGTTTACTTCATAAAAAACCCTTGCTCGATCTTGAAATAAGATACTCAAAATTGGAGAAGGTTTCCTTTTCTTTGCATACCACTGCAAAAAAAATTGCGCTCATACTTTCAAGCACATGAAATTTAGGTTATAATGGACCAACCCATTAGAGTCATTCTTCACAAATTGGATTTGTCAAGGCGACTAGTCAAATAGGCAATAGAATTAGGTAAATTTAACATCATGTACTACTCTTGGCAGAGCATCAAGGGCCAAGTCCTGGTCAACTTCATCGTTAAACTCccaaattttgataaaaatgaatGTCATCAGAAAACACTACTCAGAAGCGTTTGGCTCCTCAACATTGAcagttcataaaaaaaaaaaggttttggaGCTGATATCATCCTTAAATCTCCATTTGGAGACACA includes the following:
- the LOC117910911 gene encoding protein SOMBRERO isoform X1, producing MMPASGQLSVPPGFRFHPTDEELLHYYLRKKVSYEAIDLDVIREVDLNKLEPWDLKDKCRIGSGSQNEWYFFSHKDKKYPTGTRTNRATMAGFWKATGRDKAIHLSNSKRIGLRKTLVFYTGRAPHGQKTDWIMHEYRLDDDNADVQQEDGWVVCRVFKKKNHNRGFQSEAAQEEYLTHMRATGSALLEPKQNVQALYDFNFDGSMHLPQLLSPESAVPPSFISPLSLNTMDIECSQNLLRLTSTGCGLIQQERMNGDWSFLDKLLASHQSLDQHSQTKCHPSSQVVDHVGTSAQKFPFEYLGCETDILKFSK
- the LOC117910911 gene encoding protein SOMBRERO isoform X2 — translated: MMPASGQLSVPPGFRFHPTDEELLHYYLRKKVSYEAIDLDVIREVDLNKLEPWDLKDKCRIGSGSQNEWYFFSHKDKKYPTGTRTNRATMAGFWKATGRDKAIHLSNSKRIGLRKTLVFYTGRAPHGQKTDWIMHEYRLDDDNADVQEDGWVVCRVFKKKNHNRGFQSEAAQEEYLTHMRATGSALLEPKQNVQALYDFNFDGSMHLPQLLSPESAVPPSFISPLSLNTMDIECSQNLLRLTSTGCGLIQQERMNGDWSFLDKLLASHQSLDQHSQTKCHPSSQVVDHVGTSAQKFPFEYLGCETDILKFSK